TGAAAGCATATAGtttaatatcacaaacttacAAATAATCTCATCGACGAAGCCGACTCGTTCATCCCAGCAGTTGTCTGTACCCCCCCAGGTTGAGTAAGGTACGTCACTGTAATCCTGTTATACCACGCCATATATCCCGGATTCGATGGGATGTTTATGGACATCATCGCAGCATCTACGGTTGCCTGGAACCTTTCATACCTCATGTCCCACTCCCCAATGAAGAACTGATGCATCTTTTCCCAATCAGTACCCTTCTTACCACGCCGATCATTTGTAAATGATCGGCGTTTTTGAGCATCCTATCTATGGATTGAGGAATCCCCTGGTATCGATTAAATTGTCTGCGCACTCGTCCAGCCTCATGCGCCTCGACATACGACCAACATACCAAATAAGTGTCGCACATATAGCACTCATTCACATCATTGCAGTAGTCTGGCAATATGCGATCCACATATGGTGTCCAtacaaactacaaaaaaaCCAGCAATGCAAACGCAAATTAActtcataataaattcataCATTAAGTAATCAAAAGAGAAAGTCACCTGGCCAGGTTTAATCAAGGATATTTGATCACGGTAATGCTCCACCGAATATCTAGGAGCATTTCCTATCTGAGTAGTTCCTTTCcacctataaataaaattggtgtaaaaaaaaactcaagatgcataaacaaataaatgtttaaatatatcaCCTGGCGCCACATGGCGTATACGGCTCGTGCACAGGCGCTACTACGAATGACGGCCTCAATGTAGGCATTCTTTCCCACGCCCAAAGCTGCAGAAGAATCATGGGCCCGCCCAACTCTTTCCTCTTGTCCATGGAAGCCTCGCACATATAATGATACAAGTACGATAAAGCTGCACTTCCCCAACTAATATTTATCACATCGTCTTGATCCTCAAATGCATTTAGCCACATGAAAGGAACCTTACACCCAGTAGTGTCTGGTAGAATCAGTCCTCCTAACAAGATTAAGGCATGGATACGTGCCCTTTGGATGTAGACATAAGGAGGTAGGTCATCACCCAAAGGTATCCTTGTTTGGTTGATCAGAGCGGTCATCAGCATACCGCCTTGCTTTGTCTCTGATGCTGCATCGGGTATCCATCCCAACAAATCTCGGCACTTGCTGGGCCAATCATCATATCTGGTATGATGGTCACGGCCTGTGAAAACACGACCGTCCGCTCTCAAGCCCCACATGACTTGCACATCTTCTAGGGTGATTGTCGCCTCTCCAACCGGTAGATGGAAAGTATGTGTCTCCGGCCTCCAACGCTCAATCAAAGCAGTTATAAGCTCGTTGTCGACCTTCATCGACTTTCCACATTCGATCACGCCTCCAAAACCAAACATGTTAAGCCAATGCCTCACATTGGCATGAATATCCACATCCCATGTCTTACTTTCCGTCCGgcgaactttgaaaatatgtgATGTGCCTTCCGTCAGTAGTTTATTTGATATGTGTTGTTTCTGAAGATATAGAACTGACGGATCTTCAGGTCCATATAACAATTGCCCTCTAGAACTTGAAGTTGCCATCTAATCCTACAAGattttcacaaaacaataattacaaacaaataattcacaaaacaataattacaaacaaataattcacaaaacaataaCTACAAGATATCATTCTAGTGTGCCTGTTTAATACAGTTGCTCCAATAATAGACAAACTTTAATAGAACTTTATCTCATACTATGCAACTGAAGGCATAATGGTTAGGGGCCTAATGATGGTTAGGGGCCTATCccacaaataaattaagaatccACCCAATTTAACAACCCAATGTAAGATGAATTTCTCAcattaatttctaaattcAACAATCATTCTTCACTAATtcgatgaatttcacaacttcAATAATTGGATAAATTTCACAAACATATAGAATCAATTGCTTgcatatcatcaacaaaaacCCGTTACAATTAACAAAACAGCAAATCATCAGACTAATTGaacaatttcatcaaaaaccctaatttacaaaatcacctaaaaccaaaacaaaaaagccAATAACCAACCAATAAGTGAAGAATGTTGAAGGATTGAAGAAAACTTACCGaaataaaacgaaaaattgGAAGAAGTCGCCGGAAATCGCCAAGAATCGCCGCTGCCGTTTTTTTCCACGCTGTGCGTTCTGCGTCTGAGTTCTGGATGTGCgtctaaattcaaattaaagacGCATGTGCGTTATGCGTCTTACCTATAGACGCATAAGCGTCATGcgtcttttaaaaaaaaattaaaaaattgataaacgCATGATTGTTATGCGTCTTTGGTTAAAACGCGTAACCCTGATGCGTTTCATTATAGAAAGACGCATGACGGACATGCGTTTCTCCCAAACTGGGAAGCTAAAAAAACGCAGTATTAAGATGGAATGAGCAATGTATCCtagaacaaaaatagaattaaccCATGGAAAAACACACAAAGGAGCAAGCAGATTAGAGTTAAAATTGTTGTTCATCTCTTTGAttctaaaatcaaaactaGCCAAAATTATCAAGATTCATGCCTCCTGGTTGAACAATATTAAGATGATCATCAATAggctcttttttttaatatataaacacATACTTTATGGCGGTGTTCGGTtttctagataaaataatacgaagatacaatctaggattgGGTTGTGAGATTATTCTAGTCATAGGGgagttagctatgactaattagtCGGTATCCCATGATTATTCATATAGGATTGAATTGTGgaattcaatctcatgaatcaaacacactaaatatttaatttggaaacaatcttgcaaactgaCTGTACGTATGCTGAAGAagcttgtttttgttttgtgatgTTACTGAATTAACAATGCTATGTTCCAGGTGTGACATAATCATCAGTTTAGGAGTGATGTTTGCTTTTAGATTAGAGATGATTAACGCTTATAGCTATTAATGGTTGTTTTTGAGTCCTATTTAAATGCTTCAACACTCAGTGTGTCCCCAATATCTCCATCTTAATTGAAACTTTGATTAACTGTATATCTAAGTAATTTAGTTCCCTGTAAACCAAAATAGTTTAGATCCCTAACATTTGAGGTGTGACTTGTTAGAAGACATGGTTTATAAGTTCTGCAGTATCAATTAAAAGTATCATAATCCTCCAGCACAcaatatcaaatattttactGTATTAAATTTGGGAAACTTTTTGTGAACCGggagaatattttaaatttaaaataattaaattgtggaGCATTAAATATTACCGCTCTTTTCTTAATATAGATAAGCTATCGTCTACCACTGAacttttctaaatatagacATGTGTTTGACATGGCCATCACCGATTGCCGCCAGTTTATTGTCTAGTTTTGTACAGAAGCCCCAACTCACTGCACACTCCGCTCACCTTCCCATTTAATATCGTTGAgggattaatttataaaaatattaggtGGGTTTGATTtgctagataaaataatactccatccgttcttGATTAGGAGTCATATTTTAACTGGACACgaatttcaagaaatatgaagaaaagttggttgaaaaagttagtgaaacgtgagacccatttttttatattgattttataataaaatgtgagtgaattgagttagtggaatgtgagacctacttacaatttatgataaaaattaagtgtgacttttaattgggtacgaaccaaaatggaaaagtgtgactcttaatcggagacagagggagtatcaagatataatttaagattgaaCTGTTAGATTATACTATTAGTTAGAGGAAGAGGCTGAAAGGGgattagctatgactaattattttatgattatctATCTAATATTGAGTTATGAGATTGAAtatcatgaaccaaacacactacatatttaatctcgagatacaatcttgcaaaccaaaCACATCCTAGAGTCCAAAATTaatcttatactccctccgccccaaggaagatgaccccctTCCTTtggcggcacgagattttatgcaattttattttgtgtgttaagtggtgagaataaagtaagagagatagaataaatagagataaaagatgcttccatttttagtaatgggtcatcttgatttgaaaaaccaaaaaggaaagtaagTCATATTCGATGGGACGAAAGGGGTACttgaaaaatactaaaattagtactccctccatctgccattaaatgtcccatttttttctttcttgtctGTGcgccaataaatgtctcatttaatttttattatatttggtaagtggaccatatattccactaactcattccattctcattttattatataattatgtataaaGGTAGACGTCACATTCCACTAAGTTTTTTCATCCACTTTACTTTATAAAGTcgaacaatattttaaaaccaTGGTGACAGTCAAATATAGAACATTTAATCATAGACCGATGGaacatgaaatatattttttttgtttttttttaagtataacttttttacattattattaatgtgaACCTCATTAACACAATTTCTATTATCATTTcttttcagtttttatttgatacaCATGCTCAATCATCAGTTTTATACTCCTACATTCTAGGAACTggaaatatattgattaatacaaaaaaattcttCAAGATATTAAGAGTGCATTCTGATCTTAAATGGAGTAAGAATTGCTTATATTGAAATGTAACTATTGGCTATTTTGTATATCTAGCTAATATTGATAGAATACtccacaaatatttatattatataggATATAAAGAAATCTggagtactaaaataaatcaaatcaaatcaaattctaacgactataacaataatataaaataaagctaaattaatactttcgaaataaaataaatgtataggTTCGTATCAATTTATGTTACATATGATAATCGAGAAGATTATATCGCACAGAAACCACAATTAACTCTATAGCCGCTACCACCTGTTTGAAGAAGTAGCATACTCTTACAAAGCTAGCAGTCAGCTCTTGTTTGAAAAATTCCTGATATTCAAATTCAACGCTTTTAAATACCcacatttaaatatatgaagCAGAATTCAGACATGCACATGAGATGAAATAGTGTACCTCGTTATGGGTTTACTGAGCTTATTATCATGCACACTCCCATCTGTCAATAAAGTACTGTTGGGAGAATCTACGATCGCTCTAAGACCCTGAAAACACCGTAAAATTAATTGTACATATCATcgtagagttgtgatcaaacTAAGAACCATATCAGTTTGTTGATTCATTAATATCAGTTGGTATCACAAAACTGCAGCATGCCAACAGAGTTAGTAGAGAATAGATGAGAGGTACCATGAGATTTTGCATTGGATTTCCAGGAAGTTTCAATTGATCCTGCACCAAAccattgaaaataattagttaataaAAGCAGGTTGCTAACTACTAAACTTTACGGGAATATCACTCAAGATAAGGAGACGAAATGTGGATGCTTCCCAAACCACCGTTCCCGGttaagaaataaaacttcCGAATAACCACTGAGATGTAAGAAAATTATGATGATTAAGGGTTTCAAAGCCTACCAGGAAAAGTGATTCTTCCTAATGAAGAAATGGCCCAAACTAgtttaaatataaagaaatctAGAAACAATGTAAGCTAAAATGGCATATAAAAAGTTTCCTGGCACTGCAAAGcaagattgattttttttaaaaatactgtgcctcaaatatttttatcccCTCAAGAGGTGTACcttgaaattaaaaagatgaaaaaatggCATTATATTGAAAACCTAAGCATGATTCACAggagaatataaaaatagattaaatgatttttatcacaaaaaaaaagagaaaataaagtgcaGGAAAAGGAGAATAACCAACCTGAATCCTTTCTGGCATGGCCATCCTTTTCCCATTAACAATGCTACACAGGTACATTACCCCAGCATTTGCAAACTCCTGTAAACAGCAAGAATGAGCAAGTATTAAGTGCTGCAGAAGCAACttgcagaaaaagaaaataaagattagAGTAATATCAGTTCAAAAAAGGGGTTCACCTGCTTGTCTTCTAGTGAATGTAGTTTTCCATCCTGCAACAGAACATACGAGATAAGAGTTGAAAGGGGAGGAACCAATtcaaaagaaatacaaattgCAGTGTTTGTGAACCAAGAACATAAATATGGTGAAGCAGCATCCTGGACAAAGTTTCAAGCCTTAAAACGTGTGATACAGCAACCTAACTTCAATAGTATTGCAATAATGAAACCATGGCGCTAGAATGTGTATGGCAGATGGACGAATCAGATTTTCAGCGTTATATTCAAAGAGGTGCAAAGTGATAGCTCGAATGCATGACTCATCTATTGCACAAGAGGACACTCaaatagaaaacaaacaaaGTTTTAGCAGAAGTTTCAAGTTTCGactcaaaaaaatatgaacttaatagaTAAACACATCTACAAGTGTGGCAACGTCAACATTTCTTGTACTGGGAACAAAATTGAGAGCCAGAATTAACTGTGTATTAAAAGAATCACATATACTCCAACGACTATGCTCTCTTTCTACTTGTCCATGTTATCGTCTTAATTGTTTATACAAGACACATTAACAAACATTCATATGAGCATGCTGCAGCCTATTTAAACCAAACTGCAGgaacatataaataaataatttgacaaaatGAAAACTAACCAAACCGGAAACAATCTGATGCAAATCATTCAAATCAAAGCCAATTTGAGAGAGATCAGCTTGCGCATCAGAAACCTGTTTCAAGAGTTCAAAATATATTGGGAATTGATTATACATTCTTTAGATTGCTAGTTAAGGAAATACAAAATGAAATCAGCAATGCAATTGCATGTACCTCATtcctaattaatttagaaatcTCTATTTGCTCATCAATTTTTCCGTCCAAGTTCTCAATTCTTTGAGTCAAGTGCCTTTTTGCTGCCTGCTCGCAAACCATATAGAAAATCAATCACAAAGATATTACATAGGTTAAATAGTCGGATCACCAAGGTTGTAGATGATATAATGTTTTGAGTGCAGGtcaaataattactataaaagtCTAAAGCATGCTAAAAAATTAAGTCATGTAACTACTCTTACAATCTTGCTTTACCAGTCATCTGGAATAGTAACAGATTTCGGTAAAGGCATAAGCAGACACCATAAACTTTTTGTCACACTCATCACAAAATCAGAGGTATCaaggaaaagaaaacatgATGGTCCAATAAAAACCAGCCTTATAGCTTATACTTACAGCAAGAGCATCAGAGACGTGATCCAAGTGTTTTGTCAAGTTTGAAACAGCATTTGCCATATTCTGCTTTGATACATACATCAGGTCTGAGAAGGAATAACCCTGGCATTTGAAAAAGGCGAGCCGAAGGGATCGtgtcaaaaaaaaagagaatcaGTTTCCAAAAAAGACATGCAGGCAGCAAAAAACACAAAAGAGAATAGCCTTTAAATGTGGAACCTCCTAGCCTAGGCACgtaaatgaatgaaatatatCCCTAACCTTCCACCACATGTACCCATAACCCAAAGCTCCAACAGCAGCAGCTGGAACAATAAGAGATGTTAAGTTACCTACAACAATGAGATCAAGAGTCAGAACTTGCACAGTTATGAGCCGACATATGCTCTTGGACAAACACAATGTACTGACTCTGGGTAGAGCTCCCATTTAGAACAGTAATCTGCCTAGATGAAGCCAGCTGGCGAACCTCCATTGCTAATCGACGGACCTGAAAATGAGCTAAACATATATCAAAGCTGAAGGGCACATCTTTTTGNNNNNNNNNNNNNNNNNNNNNNNNNNNNNNNNNNNNNNNNNNNNNNNNNNNNNNNNNNNNNNNNNNNNNNNNNNNNNNNNNNNNNNNNNNNNNNNNNNNNTAAtgaatgtaaagaaaagttagtggaatgtgggacccattttttatattggttttataataaaatgtgagtgaattgagttagtggaatgtgagacctacttactatttatggtaaaaatgaagtgtgacttttaattggggacgggtaaaaatgaaaaagtgttgactcttaatgggggacggagggagcatgCTTCTGCATTGGAAAAGCTTGTTTGatgtatttaaataataggacaataaaaaattggaaatgtgTATCTCTGATACTagagttaatttatttaatctaattatttctttttaatggtttttatattattcataaaaCTGAATTTACTATTTTGATGCGTGGACAAAGGGGAAAGTGAAGAGAGTGatgtataaaagaataaaagatactccctccgttccatagtaacggagacgtttcttttcggcacggagattaagaaaatttgtgttaggtgagttaagtaaagggagagtaaagtggaaaatgaaaaaaggtagagagatgaagagagaataaagtaagagagagtaaagtagatgtggaaaaatttgttgacttttactaagaagggaaatgactttattactatggaacataccaaaattgcaaaatgactctattactatggaacggagggagtaaaaaagaGTAAGGttgaatagagaataaagtttttttttgcttaaaaaGAAACAACTCAACCACCTTAGGACGGCCTATAAAAGAATACGGTTTAACTACTTTGGAACCTAGAGAGTATAAAGTATTTTTGTTGCTTATTCGTTGCATTAAATGAACTCACGGCCGGTTAAGGGGCtaaagattaaataaaaaagacttAGTCGGAAGTAATTCGCTCAATTTTTGCTTACTTCATTATGACCAACTCAAAAAAGATATTATATGCCTTGTGAATAGTCTTTGTCTATTTTTCCTCCAAAATTTACTCATTTcacattattttgaaaattaattggacCACCAATCCAAAAAACTTACtttatgtttacatttttttaggCTTCCCAAATATCGCTCCGTTCTCGTAGTTGAGTAATTTTTCTAATTCTagaagttccctcatagttgtatcatttcatatatagtactccctccgtcccacaataagagtcatgtTTTGCCATTGATGggacaagaaaatatgtggctttatttgatttagctccattatgtatttttcattaaCGGGACAAGAAAATGTTGGCTTTATTGGACATAGAGTTTCCCCATATTTCCTACTTTCtctacttatattattttcttgtcaCAGCCTTATTACTCTCAAATCAATACTATTTAATCTGCACTTCTTAACTTTAAATAACTTATCTAAtctaataaattcattttaatggGTTCTTGACTTTTTGTCTTGTTCATGAATAAGACAAAAAAAGTACATGtgggtattttttttgttttgattaaattCTTATATTGATTAACTTATCAAGAATCAATTTCATTGATTTATATTGGTTGTAACTTAGTCACACCTCACTTCACTAGTGTGTGTATAAGTTAGAAAAGTCTTTCGTCATTTAAAACCACAATTGCTACATTATGTTTACATGAATTATCATCAAacaatttctacattattgttGATCATAACCTAGTCGTGCTTCACTTTCTTCATTTATCTTTCAAATTGACTTGCAGATGTAGTGTGGTCTATTTAAACCGTTACACTTGAGACATTGGTGTATCCCACAATTATACATCCCTTCTGATAAAAGAATATAGAGAGAATGATTTCtgataaaaaaatagcaaTCAAATTTCTTCTTTTCGTCCTAGTCTGCTTGTTTGTTTTAGGAGATGCAGAAGTGAGATGCatagagagggagagagaagctCTTCTAAGCTTCAAGAATGGCCTCATCGATGACTATGGCTGTCTCTCGTCGTGGCAAAGCGACAAATGCTGCAAATGGTATGGTGTTTGGTGCAGCAACACCACTGGCCATGTCATCGCCCTCCGACTAAATTCTGATGATTATGGTGGCAAATTGCGAGGTGAGGTTGGTTCTTCCTTGCTTAAGTTGCATCATTTAAACTATCTTGATCTCGGCTCAAATGATTTTGGAGGCAACCcaatcccaaaattcattGGTTCCACGAAACAGTTACAGCACTTGTATCTGGTTCGTTCTAACTTTTCTGGGATTGTTCCTCCTCAGATAGGCAACCTTACCAATCTGCAATCTCTTTCTCTATCATTTAACTCTCTGCGGATTGAGAATCTTGATTGGCTTTCAAGTCTCTCTCAGTTATCTTATCTTGATTTGAGTCAAATCGACTTAAGTCATACAAATTGGCTCCAAAATATCTTAAGTGTTCGTTCCCTCGATAAATTGTACTTGAACTCTTGTAACATAAAGGATGCTGAACCTTCTGTAAATTCTTCTTCTATATCTCTTTCTGTCATAAGTATGTATAGTAATAATCTCACTTCTTCCTCGTTCCATTGGTTATCTAACATAAGCACAAATCTAGTGTATATGGACATTTCGGGCAATGCTTTAGATGGCCCAATTCCTGATTCATTCATAGAGAGATTAGTTCTTATTGAAGATCTTTATCTTTCTGGTAACAAGCTTGAAGGTCAAATCCCAAAATCTTTGTCCAATCTAGGTCATTTGCGCGCCTTACTTCTTTATGGTAATGGCTTTAAGGGAGACCTTGATGACTTATTTGGAAATAATCTGGGAAAGGAATATTTGAATCACTCCAAATTCTGGACTTAGCTTATAATATTTTCGATGGATCGATGCTAGACCTGAGAGCATTTTCCGCATTAACTGAAGTATCCCTTGGGGGAAACAACTTCAATGGATCCATTCCTCAATATATTGGCCAGCTCTCTGAGCTTTGTGTTCTAGATCTTTctagaaataattttcatgGCGTAGTCTCTGAAACCCACCTCGCCAAGCTTGATAAGTTAGAGATATTAGATCTATCCCACAATTCATTGGTGTTGCATTTTGCTCCTGATTGGAGTCCTACTTTTCAGTTGAATGAGATATTGTTGTCAGGGTGCAATGTCGGTCCATCTTTTCCGAAATGGATTCAAACTCAGAAACATTTCTCACTCCTTGATCTCTCTCGAGCTAATATAGCAGATGAAGCCCCAACATGGTTGTGGAGTTTATCCCCTTTGGTAGAAGCCATATATCTTTTCGACAATCAAATTACCGGCATTGTTATGAATCTCTCATCTTCCATTCGGGACATAGATCTTACTAACAATAGTATCTCAGGTCATATTCCATTACTTCCTGCCAATGTAGAAATTAGTCAGTTGAGTGGAAATATATTCTTTGGTTCAGTTTCATCTATTTGCAAAACTCGACATGATCAGCTTGTATTACTTGACATCTCCAATAATCAGCTGGCTGCAGAGGTACCCAACTGCTGGGAGAAAATGCCAAACTTGCATTATCTCAATTTGGCTAACAACAgtttttttggtgaaattcCTCACTCTTTGGGGTCGCTACGCGATCTCTTTGTACTGCAGTTGCGTGGTAATAGGTTGTCTGGAGGGTTTCCTTCTAGTTTGGGACATTGCCAAGGATTGGAGCTTTTTGATGTTGCAGGGAATGAGTTAACAGGTGAGATTCCCACTTGGACTGGCCAGATGTATTATATGGAATTTCTGAACCTTGGAAGAAATGAATTGGTTGGTAGTATACCCGTTGAGATATGCAATCTTACTTATATTAAAGTTCTAGACTTGTCTGTAAATAACTTGTCTGGGAGAATACCCGATTGCTTCAACAATTTTACTTCACTGGCTCAAGAGAATATACCAACTAATATAAGTCGTAGGggttatattttgaatttctattACAATGATCATCTTCCAAATGTGGTTATGCCAAAGTACTACGATGCATATTCGTTGGTTCAGTGGAAGGGCCATGAATCGGAATACAGGGGAAATCTTGTAATTCTCAAACTCGTTGATTTTTCAAGCAATAGATTGTGTGGTAACATTCCCCAATCATTCTCCAGTATGAGGGGATTGATTTCCTTGAATCTATCATCGAATAGTTTCACAGGAAATATAATTCCAGATATTGGACAGATGAAGATGTTAGAATGTCTAGATCTATCTGCGAATCGATTGTCTGGGAAAATACC
The genomic region above belongs to Salvia hispanica cultivar TCC Black 2014 chromosome 3, UniMelb_Shisp_WGS_1.0, whole genome shotgun sequence and contains:
- the LOC125209618 gene encoding receptor-like protein EIX1; the protein is MISDKKIAIKFLLFVLVCLFVLGDAEVRCIEREREALLSFKNGLIDDYGCLSSWQSDKCCKWYGVWCSNTTGHVIALRLNSDDYGGKLRGEVGSSLLKLHHLNYLDLGSNDFGGNPIPKFIGSTKQLQHLYLVRSNFSGIVPPQIGNLTNLQSLSLSFNSLRIENLDWLSSLSQLSYLDLSQIDLSHTNWLQNILSVRSLDKLYLNSCNIKDAEPSVNSSSISLSVISMYSNNLTSSSFHWLSNISTNLVYMDISGNALDGPIPDSFIERLVLIEDLYLSGNKLEGQIPKSLSNLGHLRALLLYGNGFKGDLDDLFGNNLGKEYLNHSKFWT
- the LOC125209620 gene encoding receptor-like protein EIX1 → MLDLRAFSALTEVSLGGNNFNGSIPQYIGQLSELCVLDLSRNNFHGVVSETHLAKLDKLEILDLSHNSLVLHFAPDWSPTFQLNEILLSGCNVGPSFPKWIQTQKHFSLLDLSRANIADEAPTWLWSLSPLVEAIYLFDNQITGIVMNLSSSIRDIDLTNNSISGHIPLLPANVEISQLSGNIFFGSVSSICKTRHDQLVLLDISNNQLAAEVPNCWEKMPNLHYLNLANNSFFGEIPHSLGSLRDLFVLQLRGNRLSGGFPSSLGHCQGLELFDVAGNELTGEIPTWTGQMYYMEFLNLGRNELVGSIPVEICNLTYIKVLDLSVNNLSGRIPDCFNNFTSLAQENIPTNISRRGYILNFYYNDHLPNVVMPKYYDAYSLVQWKGHESEYRGNLYEGIDFLESIIE
- the LOC125209617 gene encoding protein MAIN-LIKE 2-like, whose translation is MATSSSRGQLLYGPEDPSVLYLQKQHISNKLLTEGTSHIFKVRRTESKTWDVDIHANVRHWLNMFGFGGVIECGKSMKVDNELITALIERWRPETHTFHLPVGEATITLEDVQVMWGLRADGRVFTGRDHHTRYDDWPSKCRDLLGWIPDAASETKQGGMLMTALINQTRIPLGDDLPPYVYIQRARIHALILLGGLILPDTTGCKVPFMWLNAFEDQDDVINISWGSAALSYLYHYMCEASMDKRKELGGPMILLQLWAWERMPTLRPSFVVAPVHEPYTPCGARWKGTTQIGNAPRYSVEHYRDQISLIKPGQFVWTPYVDRILPDYCNDVNECYMCDTYLVCWSYVEAHEAGRVRRQFNRYQGIPQSIDRMLKNADHLQMIGVVRRVLIGKRCISSSLGSGT
- the LOC125212368 gene encoding uncharacterized protein LOC125212368, whose translation is MEVRQLASSRQITVLNGSSTQSNLTSLIVPAAAVGALGYGYMWWKGYSFSDLMYVSKQNMANAVSNLTKHLDHVSDALAAAKRHLTQRIENLDGKIDEQIEISKLIRNEVSDAQADLSQIGFDLNDLHQIVSGLDGKLHSLEDKQEFANAGVMYLCSIVNGKRMAMPERIQDQLKLPGNPMQNLMGLRAIVDSPNSTLLTDGSVHDNKLSKPITRNFSNKS